GTCGTGATCATTGGCGGGGTTCAAGTTCAGTTTATTAACTTGCCATTTGAAAACCAACTTCATCTTGGCTGGTTCAGCATTCCGATTACGTTATTATGGATCATCGGGATTACGAACGCGATTAACTTAATCGACGGTCTTGATGGGCTAGCTGCTGGAGTGTCTTCGATTGTCTTAATTACGATTACGGCGATGGCGATGTTAGATGGAAACTTATTTATCGTTGCCCTCGGTACGATCTTACTTGGAAGTACGCTTGGATTTTTAGTGCATAACTTTAATCCAGCAAAAATTTTCATGGGCGATACGGGTGCGTTATTTTTAGGGTTTATGATTGCCGTGATTTCGTTGCTCGGATTTAAAAATGTTACGGTGTTCTCGTTATTAATCCCAGTCATCATCTTAGCCGTTCCGATTTCAGATACGTTCTTTGCAATCATTCGTCGTATCGTGAACAAAAAGCCGTTATCGGCGCCGGATAAATCACATTTACACCATTGCTTATTACGTCTTGGTTTCTCGCATAAAAAGACGGTCTTACTTATCTATGCAATGAGTGCATTTTTCGGACTGGCGGCTGTCCTACTTACGCAATCAACATTATGGGTATCACTACTGATTATTACAATCATATTAGTAGCGATTGAATTGATTGTTGAGCTTGTTGGCTTAGTCAGTACGAAATATCAACCGATGTTGAATTTTTTCCGCCGCATTGCGCGGATGTAATGAAATAAGTATCTTTGAAAGGGACCCCTCCTCCTGTTGGTGGGGTCTCTTTTTTTTGCCCTTTTGGGGGTGCCTGGCACCTTAGTTTTGTCTTCTCTACGTCGACTATCGTCGCCGCAAACGTTGGCACCGTTTTGGGACTCGCTACACTCATAGTTGGTGCCTGGCACCCCAACAACGGTGCCAGGCACCAACATCTGCACCAACATCTTTCATTGTTTAACTTTGGAGGAAGAGGATCAAAATATTGGTAAATTGATTTTGATCGGGGGTTGGAGTGAAATGAGGGGTAAAGCGTTCCTTATAATTTTCCTTTTGGTAGCGACTGTTGGTATTTATAGTATTGTCTATGCGAACGGAAGTGTTGAGCAGTCACAGGTTCAAGAGCGATATGATGTTGTTGTTATCGGTGGTGAGCCAGAAGGGGTGGCAGCAGCGGTTGCGGCAGCTCGTAATGGGGCAAAGACGTTACTTGTTGAAGATCGTGAAGCGCTAGGTGGCTTGATGACGTTAGGGATGCTCAATTATTTAGATACATACAGTGGCGTTGATGGAAAGCCTGGTGTTGCTGGACTATTTGCTGAGTGGCATGAGCAAGTTGGTGGGAAACAAGCCTTTTCAATCGATGAGTCGAAAGAAGCTTTTTTGTCACTCGTTGAAAATGAAGAGAACTTGTCATTAGCCTTACAAACCAACTTTATTGACGTTATAAAAACCAACGATGGCAAGACTGTCGTTGGGGCGAAATTACGAACGCAGGAAGGCACAGAGGTTAACGTTTATGCAGATCGTTTTATTGATGCGACTCAAGATGCCGATTTTGCGGCTTTTGCTGGTGCTCATTATTTTGTCGGCGGTGAAGATATTCTTGAAGATGAGCGTGTCATGGGCGTGACACTTATGATCCACCTAAGAGGAGTCGATTGGGGGAGAGTGAAGGAAACAGCGAGAGCTGAAACTTTCGGTGTGGCACAAGTAACAGAAGACGTTGCCTGGGGTTTTAGTGACTTGCACGATAGGTATGAACCAACGGAAGAAAATACACGTTTACGAGGGTTAAACCTTGTTAAAGTTGGTGATGAAGAGGATGCCGACTATTATATTAATGCTTTACAGATCTTTGGTGTCAATGTATTTGATCAACAAGCAATTGAAAAGGCGATTGAAAAAGGGAAACGTGAAACCGAAGCGATTGTTAGCTACTTACAGGAGGAGTTCCCCGGGTTTGAGCAAGCCGATATAGCAAGCTTTCCGAACGAATTGTATGTTCGTGAATCAAGGCACATCCTAGCTGAGTATCAGCTACCGATGGCTGATGTTTGGACGAACCGTGACCATTGGGATGGGATCGCTTATGGCGGTTATCCAGTCGATGTACAGGCAACATCCGTTCATGATTTCGGCTATATATTAGCCAACCCGAGGCAATATGCGATTCCTTTTCGCTCACTCGTTCCACTAGACATTGAGGGAGTAATTGTCGTCGGACGCTCTGCCGGTTACTCATCAGTCGCAGCAGGAAGTGCGCGCGTGATCCCTACAGGAATGGCAGTCGGTGAAGCGGGTGGTGTAGCTACCGCGCTTTCTATCGAGCAAGGGGTCAGTTATCGTCAGTTAGCCTATGATAAAGGATTAGTAACTAAATTACAAACCCGTCTGAAAAAACAAGGGGCGAAGCTAGGGCAATTTGAGGTCGATTACCCGTACCAAGGGGAATGGTATGATGAAGCTGTGCAATCTTTAATCAATCTTGGTTTACTCGTTGGAGGTTATGATAATGATCTTGGCGTTGA
The window above is part of the Desertibacillus haloalkaliphilus genome. Proteins encoded here:
- a CDS encoding glycosyltransferase family 4 protein — protein: MQYVLTLLICFLCALFITPVVRKFAIKIGATDKPNERKVHQKLMARLGGLAIYISFLLGIVILQPESTYTIPILIGGFIIIVTGFLDDMMELSAKWKLFGQILAAVVVIIGGVQVQFINLPFENQLHLGWFSIPITLLWIIGITNAINLIDGLDGLAAGVSSIVLITITAMAMLDGNLFIVALGTILLGSTLGFLVHNFNPAKIFMGDTGALFLGFMIAVISLLGFKNVTVFSLLIPVIILAVPISDTFFAIIRRIVNKKPLSAPDKSHLHHCLLRLGFSHKKTVLLIYAMSAFFGLAAVLLTQSTLWVSLLIITIILVAIELIVELVGLVSTKYQPMLNFFRRIARM
- a CDS encoding FAD-dependent oxidoreductase; the encoded protein is MRGKAFLIIFLLVATVGIYSIVYANGSVEQSQVQERYDVVVIGGEPEGVAAAVAAARNGAKTLLVEDREALGGLMTLGMLNYLDTYSGVDGKPGVAGLFAEWHEQVGGKQAFSIDESKEAFLSLVENEENLSLALQTNFIDVIKTNDGKTVVGAKLRTQEGTEVNVYADRFIDATQDADFAAFAGAHYFVGGEDILEDERVMGVTLMIHLRGVDWGRVKETARAETFGVAQVTEDVAWGFSDLHDRYEPTEENTRLRGLNLVKVGDEEDADYYINALQIFGVNVFDQQAIEKAIEKGKRETEAIVSYLQEEFPGFEQADIASFPNELYVRESRHILAEYQLPMADVWTNRDHWDGIAYGGYPVDVQATSVHDFGYILANPRQYAIPFRSLVPLDIEGVIVVGRSAGYSSVAAGSARVIPTGMAVGEAGGVATALSIEQGVSYRQLAYDKGLVTKLQTRLKKQGAKLGQFEVDYPYQGEWYDEAVQSLINLGLLVGGYDNDLGVDEELTVKHFKQTLLLNGLKRTNLDAYDQYKQSIEAVFGDTLANDATLSRDQLAEDLLEIFVPHTRVNDQPWQQAYEEGLIDEELYKRVQEDRVLLRKEGIYLVTTIINDRREGA